Proteins from one Pseudoliparis swirei isolate HS2019 ecotype Mariana Trench chromosome 22, NWPU_hadal_v1, whole genome shotgun sequence genomic window:
- the decr1 gene encoding 2,4-dienoyl-CoA reductase, mitochondrial, which translates to SQRGHRLIQSQRGHRLIQSQRGQSLIQSQRGHRLIQSQRGHRLIQSQRGHRLIQSQRGHRLIQSQRGQSLIQSQRGHRLIQSQRGHRLIQSQRGHRLIQSQRGHRLIQSQRGHRLIQSQRGASFLAITTVYAESGSGFVVPSASAKAGVEALYKSLAAEWGRYGHRFNIIQPGPIRTKGAFSRLDPTGDFESQMLGRIPAGRLGTTAEISNLAAYMSSGYASWMSGAVVRFDGGEYVMMAGEFNELRRLTPDQWKVIGMMTRSAKGS; encoded by the exons agtcagagaggtcACAGACTGATCCAGAGTCAGAGAGGTCACAGACTGATCCAgagtcagagaggtcagagcCTGATCCAGAGTCAGAGAGGTCACAGACTGATCCAGAGTCAGAGAGGTCACAGACTGATCCAGAGTCAGAGAGGTCACAGACTGATCCAGAGTCAGAGAGGTCACAGACTGATCCAgagtcagagaggtcagagcCTGATCCAGAGTCAGAGAGGTCACAGACTGATCCAGAGTCAGAGAGGTCACAGACTGATCCAGAGTCAGAGAGGTCACAGACTGATCCAGAGTCAGAGAGGTCACAGACTGATCCAGAGTCAGAGAGGTCACAGACTGATCCAGAGTCAGAGAG GGGCGTCCTTCCTCGCCATCACGACCGTCTACGCTGAGTCGGGTTCTGGCTTCGTTGTTCCGAGTGCATCGGCGAAGGCCGGAGTCGAGGCGCTCTACAA gtctcTGGCTGCAGAGTGGGGGCGCTATGGCCACAGGTTCAACATCATCCAGCCTGGACCTATCAGAACCAAG GGGGCCTTCAGCCGTCTGGACCCGACTGGAGACTTTGAGAGCCAGATGCTGGGCCGGATCCCAGCAGGCCGACTGGGAACCACCGCGGAGATCTCCAACCTGGCCGCCTACATGAGCAGCGGCTACGCCAGCTGGATGTCTGGAGCG GTGGTCCGGTTTGATGGAGGTGAATACGTGATGATGGCCGGAGAGTTTAACGAGCTGCGCAGA cTGACTCCAGACCAGTGGAAGGTCATTGGGATGATGACCAGAAGTGCTAAAGGGTCCTAG